A window of the Desulfobacula toluolica Tol2 genome harbors these coding sequences:
- a CDS encoding thioredoxin family protein gives MEIKVLGPGCAKCNKTEKLVQEVIKETGADASVEKVTDMMQIASYGVFGTPSIIVDGEVKCSGKVPKKKDIKTWIGK, from the coding sequence ATGGAAATAAAAGTATTAGGTCCTGGCTGTGCCAAATGCAACAAAACTGAAAAACTGGTTCAAGAAGTGATCAAAGAAACCGGAGCAGATGCAAGTGTAGAAAAAGTCACCGATATGATGCAGATTGCTTCTTACGGTGTGTTTGGCACACCGTCGATCATTGTGGACGGAGAGGTCAAATGCAGTGGCAAAGTGCCCAAAAAAAAGGATATCAAAACCTGGATCGGAAAATAG
- a CDS encoding putative zinc-binding protein has protein sequence MSQENCACSKDIMIFACSGASNLGQLANQAAVELTQEGFGKMFCLAQIGANIGKYVQSAKVMDEIVVIDGCEKACGKTVLENALMHMKKHIVISRLGIKEKNNFFNNPDDLAALKHKVKLAFPYPIKVTFPSSTPLSPGDRAKSRQLGGKCC, from the coding sequence ATGTCCCAGGAAAACTGTGCTTGTTCAAAAGACATCATGATTTTTGCTTGCTCCGGAGCGTCCAATCTTGGGCAACTTGCGAACCAAGCCGCTGTTGAATTGACTCAGGAAGGCTTTGGAAAAATGTTTTGCCTTGCTCAAATCGGGGCAAATATTGGCAAATATGTCCAGTCCGCTAAGGTTATGGATGAAATAGTTGTCATTGACGGGTGTGAAAAAGCATGTGGAAAAACTGTTCTTGAAAATGCCTTGATGCACATGAAAAAACATATAGTGATCTCCCGGTTGGGAATTAAAGAAAAAAACAATTTTTTTAACAATCCTGATGACCTGGCGGCATTAAAACACAAGGTAAAACTTGCTTTTCCATATCCTATTAAAGTTACTTTTCCATCGTCAACACCGCTTTCACCAGGAGACAGGGCAAAATCAAGGCAGTTAGGCGGCAAGTGCTGCTGA
- a CDS encoding thioredoxin family protein yields the protein MIHIPKQLSLLCIILILCFTFHTGVFAEDFSNVPAKGKVTMIDLGATTCLPCKMMAPILVKLEKAYRGKADIIFIDVKYNRQQASRFKIRAIPTQIFFNEQGEEVYRHVGFLNEKSIIEQMAQMAQMGIEKPDPASKG from the coding sequence ATGATACATATCCCTAAACAATTGAGTCTGCTGTGTATTATTCTGATACTATGCTTTACCTTCCATACAGGTGTGTTTGCAGAAGATTTTTCAAATGTGCCAGCCAAAGGAAAAGTGACAATGATTGATCTGGGTGCAACAACATGTCTTCCATGTAAAATGATGGCTCCAATTCTTGTCAAACTTGAAAAGGCTTACAGGGGCAAGGCGGATATCATTTTCATTGATGTAAAGTATAATCGTCAGCAGGCATCAAGATTTAAAATCCGGGCAATTCCAACCCAGATTTTCTTTAATGAGCAAGGAGAAGAAGTTTACCGTCATGTGGGATTTTTAAATGAAAAATCCATAATCGAACAAATGGCACAAATGGCACAAATGGGTATAGAAAAACCAGACCCGGCAAGCAAAGGATAA
- a CDS encoding cytochrome c biogenesis CcdA family protein gives MLDTLFLTVNQWMTGGTAFAAFGCFLWGLISVLFSPCHLASIPLIVGYVGGQEKMINPRQAGLYSVLFTSGLFLTIALIGFICALLGRMLGDVGNYWQILIGIILIWVALGILGVEKCSMSGSLLYKLNLKGRFGAFALGLAYGVLSGSCTFGFIAPILAIITVQEKIATGVLYILLFALGHCLPIVIAGSSTAAVKKLLENSAWNGIGIWFRKISGSTIAVLGVYFIITPFF, from the coding sequence ATGTTGGATACGTTATTTTTAACGGTTAACCAATGGATGACCGGCGGGACTGCCTTTGCCGCATTTGGATGCTTTTTATGGGGCTTGATCAGCGTGCTGTTCAGTCCATGCCACCTTGCTTCAATTCCCCTGATAGTCGGATATGTCGGTGGCCAGGAAAAAATGATCAATCCCAGGCAGGCAGGATTGTATTCAGTCTTGTTCACATCGGGTCTTTTTCTTACAATCGCCTTGATCGGTTTTATTTGTGCCTTGCTTGGAAGAATGCTGGGGGATGTGGGAAACTATTGGCAGATTCTGATCGGTATTATTCTGATTTGGGTTGCACTGGGAATATTAGGCGTTGAAAAATGTTCAATGTCCGGAAGTCTGCTATACAAACTGAATCTGAAAGGTAGGTTTGGTGCCTTTGCACTGGGCCTTGCTTATGGCGTTCTGTCAGGATCTTGCACCTTTGGTTTCATTGCTCCTATTTTGGCTATAATCACTGTACAGGAAAAAATAGCTACTGGTGTTCTCTATATTCTCCTCTTTGCTTTGGGACACTGCCTTCCCATTGTAATTGCAGGAAGCTCGACAGCCGCCGTAAAGAAGCTGCTTGAAAACAGTGCATGGAACGGGATAGGAATATGGTTTAGAAAAATTTCCGGATCAACCATAGCGGTTTTAGGAGTTTATTTTATTATCACTCCCTTTTTTTAA
- a CDS encoding (Fe-S)-binding protein, whose amino-acid sequence MLLKKYTLEIFKSKCQADAKGVHCFAHLEQDVSDTIPYLNTVLGGFEYLSDPPAVTFKAQGKLITVHGRKIAVNALKDEKEARKIVEWLKNEINTVWETKDDIEPCYTGMPRPGIIEILKLLPKTNCRECNEATCMVFATKIAEGAKGPEDCPRLGEDENKKLTEYMSQFNLDL is encoded by the coding sequence ATGCTTTTAAAGAAATATACTTTGGAAATATTCAAATCAAAGTGTCAGGCCGATGCAAAAGGTGTGCATTGCTTTGCACACCTGGAACAGGATGTAAGTGATACTATCCCGTATCTGAACACAGTTCTCGGCGGATTTGAATACCTGTCCGATCCACCGGCGGTTACATTCAAAGCTCAAGGCAAGCTGATTACGGTCCACGGACGAAAGATTGCAGTTAATGCACTAAAAGATGAAAAAGAAGCAAGAAAAATTGTTGAGTGGCTGAAAAATGAAATCAACACTGTCTGGGAGACAAAAGATGATATTGAACCATGCTACACAGGAATGCCAAGGCCGGGTATCATTGAAATCCTGAAGCTGTTGCCAAAAACCAACTGTAGAGAATGCAATGAAGCCACATGCATGGTTTTTGCCACAAAAATCGCCGAAGGTGCCAAAGGGCCTGAGGACTGTCCCCGGTTGGGAGAAGATGAAAATAAAAAATTAACTGAATATATGAGCCAATTCAATTTAGATCTGTAA